A part of Fusobacterium simiae genomic DNA contains:
- a CDS encoding M20 family metallopeptidase encodes MNVKNITKKYKDYIIEKRRYFHMNPEPSLNEFNTSKVIQEELKKLGIPFEIVTKTGIIATIKGKNSGKTVLLRADMDALEVYEKNDVSYKSQKDGLMHACGHDGHIAMLLGAAHVLNDIKNDFSGEVKLLFQPAEETAQGAKAVIEESKITNSIDAAFAIHLWQGVPVGKISLESGARMAAADLFSIKVKGKSGHGSMPHETIDAVVVASAIVMNLQHLVSRNTNPLDTLVVTVGKLVAGTRHNIIAGEALLEGTIRSFSDEVWKKVPEQLERVVKNTAAAYDAEVEINLVRATPPLVNNQDISNILKNSAVKLYGEEVVTKYEKTPGGEDFAYFTQVVPGALAFVGIRNDAKGINSPHHSETFNMDEEALEMGANLYAQFAIDFLNSEK; translated from the coding sequence ATGAATGTAAAAAACATAACAAAAAAATACAAAGATTATATAATTGAAAAAAGAAGATATTTTCACATGAATCCTGAACCAAGTCTTAATGAATTTAACACATCAAAAGTTATTCAAGAAGAATTAAAAAAATTGGGTATACCTTTTGAAATTGTTACTAAAACTGGAATTATTGCAACTATAAAAGGAAAAAATTCTGGAAAAACTGTTTTGTTGAGAGCTGATATGGATGCACTTGAAGTATATGAAAAAAATGATGTCAGCTATAAATCACAAAAAGATGGCTTAATGCATGCATGTGGACACGATGGACATATTGCTATGCTTTTAGGAGCTGCTCATGTATTAAATGATATTAAAAATGATTTTTCAGGAGAAGTAAAATTACTTTTTCAACCTGCTGAAGAAACTGCACAAGGAGCTAAAGCTGTAATAGAAGAAAGTAAAATAACAAATTCTATTGATGCAGCTTTTGCTATTCATTTATGGCAAGGGGTTCCAGTTGGTAAAATTTCTTTAGAAAGTGGAGCTCGTATGGCAGCAGCAGATTTATTTTCAATTAAAGTAAAAGGAAAATCTGGACATGGGTCTATGCCACATGAAACTATTGATGCTGTTGTAGTTGCTTCAGCAATAGTTATGAATTTGCAACATTTAGTAAGTAGAAACACAAATCCTTTAGATACTTTAGTTGTTACTGTTGGGAAATTAGTAGCAGGAACAAGACATAATATAATAGCAGGTGAAGCTCTTTTAGAGGGAACAATCAGATCTTTTTCAGATGAAGTTTGGAAAAAAGTTCCTGAACAATTGGAAAGAGTTGTAAAAAATACTGCTGCTGCTTATGATGCAGAAGTTGAAATCAATTTAGTAAGGGCAACTCCTCCTCTTGTTAATAATCAGGATATATCTAATATTTTAAAAAATTCTGCTGTAAAATTATATGGTGAAGAAGTTGTTACAAAATATGAAAAAACCCCAGGTGGAGAAGACTTTGCATATTTTACACAAGTTGTTCCAGGAGCATTAGCATTTGTTGGAATAAGAAATGATGCCAAAGGAATAAATTCTCCTCATCATAGTGAAACTTTTAATATGGATGAAGAAGCCTTAGAAATGGGAGCAAATTTATATGCTCAATTTGCAATTGATTTTTTAAACTCAGAAAAATAA
- a CDS encoding methyltransferase regulatory domain-containing protein, translated as MANEETIENVKIVQKSYDEAPYKSKTFYYTQPGRQQMVLKLLGFATPNLEKARVLEIGCSFGGNIIPFALENPKADIVGIDLSSVQIDEGNRIIEYLGLENIRLFHQNVLDFDEKLGKFDYIICHGVFSWVNEEVQRGILNVIKNHLSENGSAILSYNTYPGWKNLEVVRDVMLFRDEMLKNRGEQINESNAVKYGRGAIEFLSQFSILNEKIKNGITGITEKDDYYILHEYFEENNKPMYLYDFNKMLLEYGLIHVVDSDLMKTFPNISNEIEEKLTAECGNDNIAKEQYYDFLLDRQFRISIVTHEANKEKINISKDVRIVDLKEIDIRGRYEKNKDGFYSIENNEIKDTEVTTILEILSENYPNTITINELEKKVKEKMKTETNNVYANTVYLMYGKLVEAYSRKLTVKKEEKIKLNPKYKKYLDYFITNPNPVIALASYEGTINYDTINPIMLSIITLFDGTRTDEDIYNLLVEKEKAGEIVITFEEGSSKEEVIRNNIEICRNFVEINFFNK; from the coding sequence ATGGCAAACGAAGAAACAATTGAAAATGTAAAAATAGTTCAAAAAAGTTATGATGAGGCACCATATAAATCAAAAACTTTTTATTATACTCAACCAGGTAGACAACAAATGGTTTTAAAATTGTTAGGTTTTGCAACACCTAATTTAGAAAAAGCAAGAGTACTAGAAATTGGCTGTTCATTTGGTGGAAATATAATTCCTTTTGCTTTAGAAAATCCAAAAGCTGATATTGTTGGTATTGATTTATCAAGTGTTCAAATTGATGAAGGAAATAGAATAATTGAATATCTAGGTCTAGAAAATATAAGACTATTTCATCAAAATGTATTGGATTTTGATGAAAAACTTGGGAAATTTGACTATATTATCTGTCATGGGGTTTTTTCTTGGGTCAATGAAGAAGTTCAAAGAGGAATTTTAAATGTAATTAAGAATCATCTTTCAGAAAATGGTTCAGCAATACTTTCATATAACACATATCCTGGATGGAAAAATCTTGAAGTTGTAAGAGATGTAATGCTATTTAGAGATGAAATGTTAAAAAATAGAGGAGAACAAATAAATGAAAGTAATGCAGTAAAATATGGAAGAGGAGCAATAGAGTTTTTAAGTCAATTTTCTATATTAAATGAAAAAATAAAAAATGGTATTACTGGAATAACAGAAAAAGATGACTATTATATTTTACATGAATACTTTGAAGAAAATAATAAACCAATGTATTTATATGATTTTAATAAGATGTTATTAGAATATGGATTGATTCATGTTGTAGACTCTGATTTAATGAAGACTTTTCCAAATATTTCAAATGAAATAGAAGAAAAGTTAACAGCTGAATGTGGCAATGATAATATAGCTAAGGAACAGTATTATGATTTTCTATTGGATAGACAATTTAGAATCAGTATAGTGACTCATGAAGCTAATAAAGAAAAAATTAATATTTCAAAAGATGTTCGTATAGTTGATTTGAAAGAAATAGATATCAGAGGAAGATATGAAAAAAATAAAGATGGCTTCTATTCAATAGAAAATAATGAAATAAAAGATACAGAAGTAACAACTATCTTAGAAATTTTAAGTGAAAACTATCCTAATACTATAACAATAAATGAATTAGAAAAGAAAGTAAAAGAAAAAATGAAAACAGAAACTAATAATGTCTATGCAAATACAGTTTATCTAATGTATGGAAAATTAGTTGAAGCATATTCAAGAAAACTTACTGTGAAAAAAGAAGAAAAAATAAAATTAAACCCTAAATATAAAAAATATTTAGATTATTTCATAACTAATCCTAATCCAGTTATAGCATTAGCAAGTTATGAAGGAACAATAAATTATGATACTATTAATCCAATAATGTTATCTATAATAACTTTATTTGATGGAACAAGAACAGATGAAGATATTTACAATCTTTTAGTTGAAAAAGAAAAAGCTGGAGAAATAGTTATAACTTTTGAGGAGGGTTCATCTAAAGAAGAAGTTATAAGAAATAATATTGAAATTTGTAGAAATTTTGTAGAAATAAATTTCTTTAACAAATAA
- the secF gene encoding protein translocase subunit SecF, which translates to MKVNLHVIKRIKLYLSISIVLVVLSIIIFFTKGLNYGIDFSGGNLFQLKYSGTTVTLNQINENLDKLAEELPQVNSNSRKVQISDDGTVIVRVPELSENDKDKVLNSLQKLGSYSLDKEDKVGASIGDDLKKSAIYSLGIGAILIVIYITMRFEFSFAIGGILSLLHDIIIAVGFIALMGYEVDTPFIAAILTILGYSINDTIVIYDRIRENLKRKHKGWTLEQCMDESVNQTAIRSLNTSVTTLFSVIAILIFGGASLKTFIMTLLIGILAGTYSSIFVATPIVYLLNKRKGNNMEDMFKDDEKNEGKRTEKILV; encoded by the coding sequence ATGAAAGTAAATTTACATGTTATAAAAAGAATAAAATTATATCTTTCAATTTCAATAGTTCTTGTAGTTTTATCAATAATAATATTTTTTACAAAAGGACTTAACTATGGAATAGATTTTTCAGGGGGAAATTTATTTCAATTAAAATATAGTGGAACAACAGTTACATTGAATCAAATCAATGAAAATTTAGATAAATTAGCAGAAGAATTACCACAAGTTAATTCAAATAGTAGAAAAGTTCAAATTTCTGATGATGGAACAGTTATAGTAAGAGTTCCTGAATTGAGTGAAAATGATAAGGATAAGGTATTAAATAGTTTACAAAAATTAGGTTCATATAGTTTGGACAAAGAAGACAAAGTTGGAGCAAGTATAGGAGATGATTTAAAAAAATCAGCTATTTATTCATTAGGAATAGGAGCAATCTTAATAGTAATATATATAACTATGAGATTTGAATTCAGCTTTGCTATTGGAGGAATTTTATCTTTACTACATGATATAATTATAGCAGTAGGATTTATAGCACTTATGGGGTATGAAGTAGATACTCCATTTATAGCGGCAATACTTACTATACTTGGATATTCAATCAATGATACAATAGTAATCTATGATAGAATAAGAGAAAATTTAAAAAGAAAACATAAGGGGTGGACACTTGAACAATGTATGGATGAATCTGTTAACCAAACAGCAATTAGATCATTGAATACATCAGTTACTACATTATTTTCAGTAATTGCCATATTAATTTTTGGTGGAGCAAGTTTGAAAACTTTTATAATGACATTGTTGATAGGAATACTTGCAGGAACATATAGCTCAATATTTGTTGCAACTCCTATAGTTTATCTATTGAATAAGAGAAAAGGTAATAATATGGAAGATATGTTCAAAGATGATGAAAAAAATGAGGGTAAAAGAACAGAAAAGATTTTAGTTTAG
- the secD gene encoding protein translocase subunit SecD — translation MNSKLFVRLLIVIAIFIASLYYSLRKPIKLGLDLKGGAYVVLEAVQDKNTNVKIDNDAMNRLIEVLDRRINGIGVAESVIQKAGDNRVIIELPGLQNTEDAINLIGKTALMEFKLMNDDGSLGETLLTGAALKKADVSYDNLGRPQISFEMTPEGAKEFAKITRENIGRQLAITLDGVVQTAPRINSEIPSGNGVITGNYTQEEAKATATLLNAGALPIKAEIVETRTVGATLGDESIAQSKNAGIVAIVLIWVFMIIFYRLPGIIADLAIVLFGFITFACLNFIDATLTLPGIAGFILSLGMAVDANVIIFERIKEELRFGNSIRNSIESGFGKGFVAIFDSNLTTLIITTILFVFGTGPIKGFAVTLALGTLASMFTAITATKVLLLTFVNIFGFRSPKLFGVTEEEVK, via the coding sequence ATGAATAGTAAGTTATTTGTAAGATTGTTAATAGTAATAGCAATTTTTATAGCTTCTTTGTATTACAGTCTAAGGAAACCAATAAAATTAGGACTGGATTTAAAAGGTGGAGCTTATGTTGTACTTGAAGCTGTACAAGATAAGAATACTAATGTGAAAATAGACAATGATGCTATGAACAGATTGATTGAAGTATTAGATAGAAGAATAAACGGAATAGGAGTAGCAGAATCTGTAATTCAAAAAGCTGGAGATAATAGAGTTATTATAGAATTACCAGGTCTACAAAATACAGAAGATGCAATAAATCTAATAGGTAAGACAGCATTGATGGAATTTAAATTAATGAATGATGATGGAAGTTTAGGTGAAACATTACTAACAGGAGCAGCATTAAAAAAAGCAGATGTATCTTATGATAATTTAGGTAGACCTCAAATATCATTTGAAATGACTCCAGAAGGAGCAAAAGAATTTGCAAAAATAACAAGAGAAAATATTGGTAGACAACTTGCAATCACCCTTGATGGAGTTGTTCAAACAGCACCTAGAATCAATAGTGAAATTCCTAGTGGAAATGGGGTTATAACAGGTAATTATACACAAGAAGAAGCAAAAGCAACTGCAACACTTTTAAATGCAGGAGCATTACCTATAAAAGCAGAAATAGTTGAAACAAGAACTGTTGGAGCAACTCTTGGAGATGAATCAATAGCACAAAGTAAAAATGCAGGCATAGTTGCAATAGTTTTAATTTGGGTATTTATGATAATTTTTTACAGATTACCAGGTATCATAGCAGACTTAGCAATAGTATTATTTGGATTTATAACTTTTGCTTGCTTAAACTTTATAGATGCAACACTTACTTTACCAGGTATAGCAGGATTTATTTTATCACTTGGAATGGCAGTTGATGCAAATGTAATTATATTTGAAAGAATAAAAGAAGAATTAAGATTTGGAAATAGTATAAGAAATTCAATAGAATCTGGATTTGGAAAAGGTTTTGTTGCAATATTTGATTCTAATTTAACAACTTTGATTATAACAACTATCTTATTTGTATTTGGTACTGGACCAATAAAAGGATTTGCAGTAACTTTGGCACTAGGAACATTAGCATCAATGTTTACAGCAATAACAGCTACAAAAGTATTACTTCTAACTTTTGTAAATATATTTGGTTTTAGAAGTCCAAAACTTTTTGGTGTTACAGAAGAGGAGGTTAAATAA
- the ruvX gene encoding Holliday junction resolvase RuvX: MKRYIALDIGDVRIGVARSDIMGIIASPLETINRKKVKSVKRIAEICKENNTNLIVVGIPKSLDGEEKRQAEKVREYIEKIKKEIENIEIIEVDERFSTVIADNILKELNKNGAIEKRKVVDKVAASIILQTYLDMKK, translated from the coding sequence ATGAAAAGGTATATAGCACTTGATATTGGTGATGTGAGGATTGGAGTGGCAAGGTCAGATATAATGGGAATAATTGCCTCTCCATTGGAAACTATTAATAGAAAAAAAGTAAAATCTGTAAAAAGAATAGCAGAAATATGTAAAGAAAACAATACAAATTTAATAGTTGTTGGTATACCTAAAAGTCTTGATGGAGAAGAAAAAAGACAAGCTGAAAAGGTAAGAGAATATATTGAAAAAATAAAAAAAGAAATTGAAAATATTGAAATAATTGAAGTAGATGAAAGATTTTCAACAGTGATAGCAGACAATATCTTAAAAGAATTAAATAAAAATGGTGCTATTGAAAAAAGAAAGGTAGTTGATAAAGTAGCTGCCTCAATAATATTACAAACATATTTAGATATGAAAAAATAA
- the alaS gene encoding alanine--tRNA ligase, which translates to MLTGNEIREKFIEFFMQKQHKHFESASLIPDDPTLLLTVAGMVPFKPYFLGQKEAPCPRVTTYQKCIRTNDLENVGRTARHHTFFEMLGNFSFGDYFKKEAIKWSWEFVTEVLKIDKNKLWVTVFTTDDEAERIWIEECNFPKERIVRMGESENWWSAGPTGSCGPCSEIHVDLGVEYGGDENSKIGDEGTDNRFIEIWNLVFTEWNRMEDGSLEPLPKKNIDTGAGLERIAAVVQGKANNFETDLLFPILEEAAKITGSQYGKNSEIDFSLKVITDHARAVTFLVNDGVIPSNEGRGYILRRILRRAVRHGRLLGYTDLFMYKMVDKVVEKFEVAYPDLRKNLENIRKIVKIEEEKFSNTLDQGIQLVNQEIDNLLANGKNKLDGEISFKLYDTYGFPYELTEEIAEERGITVLKEEFEAKMEEQKEKARSAREVVMEKGQDSFIEEFYDKYGITKFTGYEKTEDEGKLLSLRETKDGKYLLIFDKTPFYAESGGQVGDQGKIYSDNFIGKVLDVQKQKDIFIHTVEFEKGVAEENRTYKLEIDIIRRLDTAKNHTATHLLHKALREVIGTHVQQAGSLVDPDKLRFDFSHYEALTEEQLSKIENIVNEKIREGIRVNVSHHSIEEAKKLGAMMLFGDKYGDVVRVIDVPGFSTELCGGTHIDNIGKIGLFKIISEGGIAAGVRRIEAKTGYGAYLVEKEEANILKDIEKKLKASNSNLIERVEKTLENLKDTEKELETLKQKLALFETKAAISGMTEICGAKVLIAAFKDKSVEDLRTMIDTIKANNEKAIVVLATTQDKLAFAVGVTKTLTDKIKAGDLVKKLAEMTGGKGGGRPDFAQAGGRDETKLLEAFKEVRDIIESKLL; encoded by the coding sequence ATGTTAACAGGGAATGAAATTAGGGAGAAGTTTATTGAATTTTTTATGCAAAAACAGCATAAACATTTTGAAAGTGCATCTTTAATACCAGATGATCCAACTTTACTTTTAACAGTAGCTGGAATGGTACCATTTAAACCATATTTTTTAGGACAAAAAGAAGCACCTTGTCCAAGGGTTACAACCTATCAAAAGTGTATAAGAACAAATGATTTAGAAAATGTTGGAAGAACTGCAAGGCATCATACATTTTTTGAAATGTTAGGAAATTTTTCATTTGGAGATTATTTCAAAAAAGAAGCTATTAAATGGTCGTGGGAATTTGTAACAGAGGTATTAAAAATTGATAAAAATAAACTTTGGGTAACAGTCTTTACAACTGATGATGAAGCAGAAAGAATTTGGATAGAAGAATGTAATTTTCCAAAAGAAAGAATAGTAAGAATGGGAGAAAGTGAAAACTGGTGGTCAGCAGGACCTACTGGTTCTTGTGGACCTTGTTCTGAAATACATGTTGATTTAGGTGTTGAATATGGAGGAGATGAAAACTCTAAAATAGGTGATGAAGGAACAGATAATCGTTTTATAGAAATTTGGAACTTAGTATTTACTGAATGGAATAGAATGGAAGATGGAAGTTTAGAACCATTACCTAAGAAAAATATTGACACAGGAGCAGGGCTTGAAAGAATAGCAGCAGTTGTACAAGGAAAGGCTAATAACTTTGAAACAGATTTATTATTTCCAATACTTGAAGAAGCTGCTAAAATTACAGGAAGCCAGTATGGAAAAAATTCAGAAATAGATTTTTCATTAAAAGTTATAACTGACCATGCAAGAGCAGTTACATTTTTAGTAAATGATGGAGTTATCCCTTCAAATGAAGGAAGAGGATATATTTTAAGAAGAATTTTGAGAAGAGCAGTAAGACATGGAAGATTATTAGGATATACAGATTTATTTATGTATAAAATGGTGGATAAGGTTGTTGAAAAATTTGAAGTTGCCTATCCAGATTTAAGAAAAAATTTAGAAAATATTAGAAAAATAGTAAAGATTGAAGAAGAAAAATTTTCAAATACTCTTGATCAAGGAATACAACTTGTAAATCAAGAAATTGATAATCTACTTGCTAATGGAAAAAACAAACTTGATGGAGAAATTTCATTTAAGCTTTATGACACTTATGGTTTCCCTTATGAATTGACAGAAGAAATTGCAGAAGAAAGAGGAATAACAGTATTAAAAGAAGAATTTGAAGCTAAAATGGAAGAACAAAAAGAAAAAGCCAGATCTGCAAGAGAAGTTGTAATGGAAAAAGGTCAAGATAGCTTTATAGAAGAATTTTATGATAAATATGGAATAACAAAGTTTACCGGTTATGAAAAAACAGAAGATGAAGGAAAGCTTTTGAGTCTTAGAGAAACAAAAGATGGAAAATATCTATTGATTTTTGATAAAACACCTTTCTATGCAGAATCAGGTGGACAAGTGGGAGATCAAGGAAAAATTTATTCTGATAATTTTATAGGAAAAGTTTTAGATGTACAAAAACAAAAAGATATATTTATTCATACTGTTGAGTTTGAAAAAGGTGTAGCAGAAGAAAATAGAACTTATAAGCTAGAAATAGATATTATAAGAAGATTGGATACTGCTAAAAACCATACTGCAACTCACTTGTTACATAAGGCATTAAGAGAAGTTATAGGAACTCATGTTCAACAAGCAGGTTCTTTAGTTGATCCAGATAAATTAAGATTTGATTTTAGCCATTATGAAGCATTGACAGAGGAGCAACTTTCTAAAATTGAAAACATAGTAAATGAAAAAATTAGAGAAGGAATAAGAGTTAATGTAAGTCATCATAGTATAGAAGAAGCAAAAAAACTTGGAGCTATGATGTTATTTGGCGATAAATATGGTGATGTAGTAAGAGTTATAGATGTACCAGGATTTTCAACTGAACTATGTGGAGGAACCCATATAGACAATATTGGAAAGATAGGTTTGTTTAAAATAATTTCTGAAGGAGGTATAGCGGCAGGAGTTAGAAGAATAGAAGCTAAAACTGGCTATGGTGCATATCTAGTTGAAAAAGAAGAAGCTAATATTTTAAAAGATATTGAAAAGAAATTAAAAGCTTCTAACTCAAATTTGATTGAAAGAGTGGAAAAAACTTTGGAAAATCTAAAAGATACTGAAAAAGAATTGGAAACTTTAAAACAAAAACTTGCACTATTTGAGACAAAGGCTGCTATTTCAGGTATGACAGAGATCTGTGGAGCAAAGGTATTAATTGCAGCATTTAAAGATAAATCAGTAGAAGATTTAAGAACTATGATAGATACTATTAAAGCTAACAATGAAAAAGCTATAGTAGTTTTAGCAACTACACAGGATAAACTTGCTTTTGCAGTTGGAGTAACAAAAACTTTAACTGATAAAATAAAAGCAGGAGATTTAGTAAAGAAATTAGCTGAAATGACAGGTGGAAAAGGTGGAGGAAGACCAGATTTTGCACAAGCAGGGGGGAGAGATGAGACTAAACTTTTAGAGGCCTTTAAAGAAGTTAGAGATATTATTGAAAGCAAATTATTATAA
- the lptB gene encoding LPS export ABC transporter ATP-binding protein: protein MISLSADNLVKAYKKRKVVDKVSLEVNKGEIVGLLGPNGAGKTTTFYMITGIVKPDDGEVMCAEQNITNLPMYKRADMGIGYLAQEPSVFRNLTVEENIEVVLEMKKISKKEQKETVDRLLEEFKLTHVKNSLGYSLSGGERRRIEIARTIANNPSFILLDEPFAGVDPIAVEDIQNIIKHLKKRDLGILITDHNVRETLRITDKSYIMAKGKVLIEGTPREIANNPEAKRIYLGEKFRLD, encoded by the coding sequence ATGATAAGTTTAAGTGCTGATAATCTTGTAAAAGCATATAAAAAAAGAAAAGTTGTAGACAAGGTTAGCTTAGAAGTGAATAAAGGAGAAATTGTTGGGCTTCTTGGTCCTAATGGAGCAGGAAAAACAACGACTTTCTATATGATAACAGGAATAGTTAAACCAGATGATGGAGAAGTTATGTGTGCAGAACAAAATATAACTAACCTACCAATGTATAAAAGAGCGGATATGGGTATAGGTTATCTTGCACAAGAGCCTTCTGTTTTTAGAAACCTAACAGTTGAGGAAAATATAGAAGTTGTACTTGAGATGAAAAAAATTTCAAAAAAAGAGCAAAAAGAAACAGTAGACAGATTACTTGAAGAATTTAAACTCACTCATGTAAAAAATTCTTTAGGTTATTCTTTATCTGGTGGAGAAAGAAGAAGAATAGAGATAGCAAGAACGATAGCAAATAATCCAAGTTTTATATTGCTTGATGAACCTTTTGCAGGTGTTGACCCAATAGCTGTTGAAGATATACAAAATATCATAAAACATCTTAAAAAAAGAGATTTGGGAATATTAATAACAGATCATAATGTAAGAGAAACTTTAAGAATAACAGATAAATCATATATTATGGCAAAAGGTAAAGTTCTGATAGAGGGGACACCACGGGAAATAGCAAATAATCCAGAAGCAAAAAGAATATATTTAGGGGAAAAATTTAGACTAGATTAA